One Burkholderia thailandensis E264 genomic window carries:
- a CDS encoding DUF2964 domain-containing protein, whose translation MVRTELRVVLAAIATFVVLAGIAVAIHGLLFDQNAALRYGAAAIAIGVTTCAVALNVWPKDEKK comes from the coding sequence ATGGTTCGGACGGAACTGAGAGTGGTGCTGGCCGCGATCGCGACGTTCGTCGTGCTGGCCGGCATCGCCGTGGCGATCCACGGATTGTTGTTCGACCAGAATGCCGCGCTGCGATATGGCGCGGCGGCGATCGCGATCGGCGTGACGACCTGCGCCGTGGCGCTCAACGTCTGGCCGAAGGACGAAAAGAAGTGA
- a CDS encoding 2Fe-2S iron-sulfur cluster-binding protein → MTEERSHWVRVEPLGAGFDAPESLSLLEAAGFAGVSLPRSCRNGTCRTCLCRLREGSVAYRIEWPGVSAEEKAEGYILPCVAIAQSDLVIEVPDAE, encoded by the coding sequence ATGACCGAAGAACGTTCGCACTGGGTGCGGGTCGAGCCGCTCGGCGCAGGCTTCGACGCGCCCGAGTCGCTGTCGCTGCTCGAAGCCGCGGGCTTCGCCGGCGTGTCGCTGCCCCGCTCGTGCCGCAACGGCACGTGCCGGACCTGTCTGTGCCGTCTGCGCGAAGGCTCGGTCGCCTATCGGATCGAATGGCCCGGCGTGAGCGCCGAGGAAAAGGCCGAAGGCTACATCCTGCCGTGCGTCGCGATCGCGCAGTCCGATCTCGTCATCGAGGTGCCGGACGCCGAATGA
- a CDS encoding sigma-54-dependent Fis family transcriptional regulator, producing MPQSSVLPAAASRVDLLAQAHARSLSVGLRASEPPDFSPLSRTALRELIDGSQSLYTHARPVMDTLHAQIADTQSLVLLTDRDGVILHSVGDADFVEKANRVALCPGVSWAEDARGTNAIGTALIAGQALAVHGAEHFLRANHVLTCSCAPIVDPFGRILGALDVSGDPRGFSPHTLALVKMSAQLIENHLFANQCADALRVRFHAHDEFVDSLFAGLVAFSPSGALLAANRSAQFQLGANLDALQQRGCDELFGLSFAKLAQHAAREPLACFTLTLGTGVRVRARCEFADAQRTAVPVTARVTALRAAEATRDDDPDAITFATLDTGDARMTAVLQRVGKVRGRDLPVLVLGETGTGKEWLARALHHASPRRDGPFVAVNCAALPDSLIEAELFGYEDGAFTGARKRGSPGKIAQADGGTLFLDEIGDMPLAQQVRLMRVLQERAVMPLGGARAVPVDVRVVCATHRDLRAMIAAGTFREDLFYRINGLAVTLPPLAERSDLETLVSRVLARLGRGEPMPATVSAAVLAAFARCRWPGNLRQMTNVLRTAGMLAEGEARIDVEHLPDDFWLDCPALARDAQGRTDAAAAGATRADTAAAPCAAATLQDHQAALIDGALDRHRGNVSAAARELGLARNTVYRHLRRRRTGT from the coding sequence ATGCCGCAATCTTCCGTGCTGCCCGCCGCGGCGAGCCGCGTCGACCTGCTCGCGCAAGCGCACGCCCGCTCGCTGTCGGTCGGCCTGCGCGCGTCCGAGCCGCCCGATTTCTCGCCGCTGTCGCGCACCGCTCTGCGCGAGCTGATCGACGGCAGCCAATCGCTGTACACGCACGCGCGTCCGGTGATGGACACGCTGCACGCGCAGATCGCCGACACGCAAAGCCTCGTGCTGCTGACCGACCGCGACGGCGTGATCCTGCACAGCGTCGGCGACGCCGATTTCGTCGAGAAGGCGAACCGGGTCGCGCTCTGCCCCGGCGTGTCGTGGGCCGAGGACGCGCGCGGCACGAATGCGATCGGCACCGCGCTGATCGCGGGCCAGGCGCTCGCCGTGCACGGCGCCGAGCACTTCCTGCGCGCGAACCACGTGCTCACCTGTTCGTGCGCGCCAATCGTCGATCCGTTCGGCCGCATCCTCGGCGCGCTCGACGTGAGCGGCGACCCGCGGGGCTTCAGCCCGCATACGCTCGCGCTCGTGAAGATGTCCGCGCAGCTGATCGAAAACCACCTGTTCGCGAACCAGTGCGCGGACGCGCTGCGCGTGCGCTTTCACGCGCACGACGAATTCGTCGACTCGCTGTTCGCGGGCCTCGTCGCGTTCAGCCCGAGCGGCGCGCTGCTCGCCGCGAACCGCAGCGCGCAATTCCAGCTCGGCGCGAATCTCGACGCGCTGCAACAACGCGGTTGCGACGAACTGTTCGGCCTGTCTTTCGCGAAGCTTGCGCAGCATGCGGCGCGCGAGCCGCTCGCGTGCTTCACGCTGACGCTCGGCACGGGCGTGCGCGTGCGCGCGCGCTGCGAATTCGCGGATGCGCAGCGCACGGCCGTTCCGGTGACGGCGCGCGTCACGGCGCTCCGCGCCGCCGAAGCGACGCGCGACGACGATCCCGACGCGATCACGTTCGCGACGCTCGACACGGGCGACGCGCGGATGACCGCCGTCCTGCAGCGCGTCGGCAAGGTGCGCGGCCGGGACCTGCCGGTGCTCGTGCTCGGCGAGACCGGCACCGGCAAGGAGTGGCTCGCGCGAGCGCTGCATCACGCGTCGCCGCGCCGCGACGGCCCGTTCGTCGCGGTCAACTGCGCGGCGCTGCCGGATTCGCTGATCGAAGCGGAGCTGTTCGGCTACGAGGACGGCGCGTTCACCGGCGCACGCAAGCGCGGCAGCCCCGGCAAGATTGCTCAGGCGGACGGCGGCACGCTGTTTCTCGACGAAATCGGCGACATGCCGCTCGCGCAACAGGTCCGGCTGATGCGCGTGCTCCAGGAGCGCGCGGTGATGCCGCTCGGCGGAGCGCGCGCGGTGCCGGTGGACGTGCGGGTCGTCTGCGCGACGCACCGCGATCTGCGCGCGATGATCGCGGCCGGCACGTTTCGCGAGGATCTGTTCTACCGGATCAACGGCCTGGCGGTCACGCTGCCGCCGCTTGCCGAGCGCTCGGATCTCGAGACGCTCGTCTCCCGCGTGCTCGCGCGGCTCGGTCGCGGCGAGCCGATGCCGGCGACGGTATCGGCGGCGGTGCTCGCCGCGTTCGCGCGCTGCCGGTGGCCGGGCAATCTGCGTCAAATGACGAACGTGCTGCGCACAGCGGGGATGCTCGCGGAAGGCGAAGCCCGGATCGACGTCGAGCATCTGCCTGACGATTTCTGGCTCGACTGCCCCGCGCTCGCGCGGGACGCGCAGGGGCGCACGGATGCCGCCGCGGCAGGCGCGACGAGGGCCGATACGGCGGCGGCCCCCTGCGCTGCGGCGACGCTGCAGGACCATCAGGCGGCGTTGATCGACGGCGCGCTCGACCGGCATCGCGGCAACGTGTCGGCGGCCGCGCGCGAGCTCGGGCTCGCGCGCAACACCGTTTATCGGCACTTGCGTAGGCGGCGGACGGGGACGTGA